In the Thermodesulfobacteriota bacterium genome, GGAAGATCGACCTCGTCTACATCACCCATGAGCACGTGGACCATTTCTGGGGGCTGCCGGCGGTCGTGAAGCACCGCCCGGACGCGAAGCTGATGATCCCCGCGGGATTCTCGGAGCGCAGCCGGGAGCTGCTGAGGCAGTCCGGCCACCGGGGGGAGGTGGTCGAGATGCCTCCCGGCGCGCACGCCCTGTTTCCCGGCGCCGCGACCGTGACCTTCGACCAGCCGATCTTCCTGAAGACGCACGGGGAGCAGGTCCTCTACGTGAACGTGGAGGGGAAGGGGATCGTCACCATCACCGGCTGCTGCCACCCGGGGGTCCTGGCGCTGCTGGAGTACGCCCGGGACCATTTCGAGGGGTTCGCCGGGTTCCACGGCGTGTACGGCGGCCTGCACATCTCCCCGTTCGGCGAGTGGGGCCCGCCCCAGGAAGAGCTGCTCGACAAGCTGCAGGCGTTCGGCGTCCGGAAGTTCGCCTGCAACCACTGCACCGGCGAGACGGCGATCCGGAAGATGCGCGACCGGGGGATGACCGTGGCCGGCGGCACGGGGCGGCACGGCAGCGCGAGCGACCTCTACCCGGGGAACGGCGACTCCGTGGAGTTCTGATTCCACCGCTCGACGATCGCGTAGGTGATGTCCGTCATCTCCCCGAGACTCCCGATCGGGATCCTCTCGTCCACCCCGTGGATCTTCCCGTGCTCCCTGCGCGGAAGCAGCATCGGCATCAGGCCGAGCGTGGGGATGCCGATCGACCGGTAGAAGCGCGAGTCGGTGAAGCTGGGCGACATGTACGGCATGACGACGGCGTCCGGGTAGACGGAAAGGATCGCCCCCTCGATCGCCCGGAACAGGGTCCCCGGCTGCGATCCGTTGGGCCGCTCCGCGAAAAGGATCTCCACGGATACGTTCAGGCTGCGGACCAGCTCCCTGATGCGCGCGGCCACCTCCTCGGGATCCTCTCCCGGAAGGATCCGGGCATCCACCGTCGCCTCTGCGGAAGCGGGGATCACGTTCGGCTTGTAGCCGGCCGACATCGTCGTCACCGCGAAGGTGTTCCGCAGCAGCGCGTCGATCTCGGGGAACCGTGTCGAGAGCGCCTCCAGGGCCGCGGCCTCGCGCTTTCGCCCGCCCGCCGCATCGACGTTCAGATGGATGTATCCCTTTCCGCGCAGGATCCGCAGCATCTCCCGGACGGGCTCCGTCAGCCGGGGAGGCTCCCGGTATTCCGAGATCCGGGCGAGCGCCCTGGCCAGCCGGGCCGGCGCGTCCCGCACCGATGGGCTGCTTCCGTGCCCGGCGATCCCCTTGGCCGACACCTTCAGCCAGACAGGTCCCTTCTCCCAGGTGTTCATAAGGAAGAACTTCCCCTTTTCGCCGATGAGGTCGGTAACGCCGACCCCGCCTTCCGTCAACCCGTACGCCTTCCCGAGCGGGAACGGGAGGTGCTTCACGAAATATTCCGCGCCTTCGCTCCCCCCGACCTCTTCGTCCGCGTTCGCCGCGAGGAACAGCTTCTTCCGGAGGATGCCGTTCTTCAGCGCCCGGAGCGCGGCGCACCAATGCGCGACGCCGAGCCCTTTCGTGTCGAGGGTCCCACGCCCGTACATGCAGCCGTCCCGGATTTCAGCCGAGAAGGGCGGCACACTCCATTCCCGCGCGTTCGCCGGCACCACGTCCATGTGATGGAACAGCACCAGCCCCGGCTCCTCCGTTCCACCGACATGGCAAAGGACGTTCGGCTTCTCCGGCTTCGCGCCGAAGACCTCGGGCGACAGGCCGTTCTCCCGAAGGACCCCGCATAAAAGCTCCGCCGCCTCGCGGCAGTCTCCCGGCGGATTCGAGGTGTCGATCCGGACGTATCTCTGGAGGAGACTCACAGGGTCCGTCATTGGACTTTCCTTTCCGTTCGGGATACATTTTCAGGATGCCCAAGGCGCTCCTGACCGGCATCACGGGACAAGACGGATCGTACCTCGTGGAATTCCTGCTGTCGAAGGGATACGAGGTCCACGGGATCATCCGGCGCGCTTCGACCTTCAACACGGGGCGGCTCGACCACATCTACGTCGACCCCCACGCCGCCGGCGCCCGGATGTTCCTCCATTACGGGGACCTCTCGGACGCGGGTCAGCTCACGAATCTCATCTACAACGTGCAGCCCGACGAGATCTACCACCTGGGCGCGCAAAGCCACGTCCGGGTGTCCTTCGACGTTCCCGAATACACGGCGGACATCACCGGCCTGGGGACCATCCGCATCCTCGAGTCGCTGCGCCGTGCCGGCGGCAAGGCGCGGTATTATCAGGCCTCCTCCAGCGAAATGTTCGGCTCGACTCCGCCGCCGCAGAACGAGAATTCGCCCTTTCATCCACGGTCCCCGTACGGCGCCGCCAAGCTGTTCTCCTATTGGATGGCGGTCAACTACCGGGAAGCGTACAACATGTTCGCCAGCAACGGCATCCTCTTCAACCACGAGTCCCCCCGCCGCGGCGAGACCTTCGTCACGCGGAAGATCACCCGGGCGATCGCGGCCATCAAGACGGGAACGCAGAAGGAGCTGTTCCTCGGGAACCTCGACGCCCGCCGCGACTGGGGATTCGCCCTCGAATACGTCCAGGCGATGTGGCGCATCCTCCAGCACGATCATGGCGACGACTTCGTCGTCGGCACCGGCCAGTCCAACTCGGTGAAGGAGTTCCTCGTGGAGGCGTTCGGATACGCGGGGCTCGACTGGAAGGAATATGTCCGGATCGACCCGAAATATTTCCGCCCGACCGAGGTCGAGAACCTGGTCGCCGATTCCTCGAAGGCGAAGAAGCTCCTCGGCTGGGAGCCGAAGGTCACGTTCCGGGAGCTGGTGCGGATCATGGTGGACGCCGACCTCGAGAACGCCGGCATCGCCTCCCCCGGCGAGGGCCGGAAGATCCTGGCCGCAAAAGGGTTCCCGGTGGGGTCGAGGTTATAGGCAGAACAGGGACGTTCCTGAGAACTTCCGCAGAAGAGGGACAGACGTGGGGAGAATAACCTCTTACCCAAGACCGGCTTCTATGTCCCCCATCTCTGTCCCCATTCTGCGGAAGTTCTCAGGAACGTCCCTGTTCTGACGATCGGAAGGGAATGAGCGTGCTTGCGGATAAGAAGATCCTGGTCACCGGGGGGGCTGGATTCCTCGGGGGCCCGCTGATCCGGATCCTTACCGAGCGGGGCGCGCGGCCGGAGAACATCGCCGTCCCGGAGCATCTCCTGTACGACCTGCGCCTCGCGGATGCGTGCGCCGAAGTCGTCGCGGGACGGGATATCGTCATCCACCTCGCGGCCAACTCGGGCGGCATCGGCTGGAACCGGGAGCACCCCGGCGCGCTTTTCTACGACAACGCCGCGATGGGCATCCACTTGATGGAGGAAGCCCGGAAAGCGGGCGCGACGAAGTTCGTCCAGATCGGCACCGCCTGCGCGTATCCTTTCCGGCCGCCCCGCATCCCGTTCCGCGAGGACGACCTGTGGGAGGGCTACCCGGAGCCGACCAACGCGGCTTACGGGATCGCTAAAAAGGCAATGATGGAGATGGGTCGAGCTTACCGGGAGGAGTACGGCTTCAATGTGATCCACCTGGTTCCCGC is a window encoding:
- a CDS encoding MBL fold metallo-hydrolase yields the protein RCLSEVSWHDNARMRMDVRDAGGLAVDQFDVKWTPGNAAGVSALVEATDGSGRPWKILMDVGWDVEYMDEVFRREGVDRLLAEGKIDLVYITHEHVDHFWGLPAVVKHRPDAKLMIPAGFSERSRELLRQSGHRGEVVEMPPGAHALFPGAATVTFDQPIFLKTHGEQVLYVNVEGKGIVTITGCCHPGVLALLEYARDHFEGFAGFHGVYGGLHISPFGEWGPPQEELLDKLQAFGVRKFACNHCTGETAIRKMRDRGMTVAGGTGRHGSASDLYPGNGDSVEF
- a CDS encoding M20/M25/M40 family metallo-hydrolase; the encoded protein is MTDPVSLLQRYVRIDTSNPPGDCREAAELLCGVLRENGLSPEVFGAKPEKPNVLCHVGGTEEPGLVLFHHMDVVPANAREWSVPPFSAEIRDGCMYGRGTLDTKGLGVAHWCAALRALKNGILRKKLFLAANADEEVGGSEGAEYFVKHLPFPLGKAYGLTEGGVGVTDLIGEKGKFFLMNTWEKGPVWLKVSAKGIAGHGSSPSVRDAPARLARALARISEYREPPRLTEPVREMLRILRGKGYIHLNVDAAGGRKREAAALEALSTRFPEIDALLRNTFAVTTMSAGYKPNVIPASAEATVDARILPGEDPEEVAARIRELVRSLNVSVEILFAERPNGSQPGTLFRAIEGAILSVYPDAVVMPYMSPSFTDSRFYRSIGIPTLGLMPMLLPRREHGKIHGVDERIPIGSLGEMTDITYAIVERWNQNSTESPFPG
- the gmd gene encoding GDP-mannose 4,6-dehydratase; the encoded protein is MPKALLTGITGQDGSYLVEFLLSKGYEVHGIIRRASTFNTGRLDHIYVDPHAAGARMFLHYGDLSDAGQLTNLIYNVQPDEIYHLGAQSHVRVSFDVPEYTADITGLGTIRILESLRRAGGKARYYQASSSEMFGSTPPPQNENSPFHPRSPYGAAKLFSYWMAVNYREAYNMFASNGILFNHESPRRGETFVTRKITRAIAAIKTGTQKELFLGNLDARRDWGFALEYVQAMWRILQHDHGDDFVVGTGQSNSVKEFLVEAFGYAGLDWKEYVRIDPKYFRPTEVENLVADSSKAKKLLGWEPKVTFRELVRIMVDADLENAGIASPGEGRKILAAKGFPVGSRL
- a CDS encoding NAD-dependent epimerase/dehydratase family protein, translated to MSVLADKKILVTGGAGFLGGPLIRILTERGARPENIAVPEHLLYDLRLADACAEVVAGRDIVIHLAANSGGIGWNREHPGALFYDNAAMGIHLMEEARKAGATKFVQIGTACAYPFRPPRIPFREDDLWEGYPEPTNAAYGIAKKAMMEMGRAYREEYGFNVIHLVPANLYGPRDHFFEPEKSHVIPALIRKFVDAREAGDPEVTVWGSGYYEGAPVSREFLYVDDAAEGIALATERYNGPDPVNIGAGREIAINDLIERIREMTGYKGKVVR